The genomic DNA TTAAACTTGATAAAAAAGCACCGACATTAATACCTATATAAAAAATGGTAAACCCTTTATCTCTTCTTATATCTCCTTGCTGATACAACCCTCCAACCATTGTTGAAATATTTGGTTTTAACATGCCTACTCCTGCTATGATCAAACACAAACCTGTATAAAACGCCCACATTTCTTCCACAGCTAGTATACTATGTCCAGCTACAAGAAGCAATCCTCCATAAAGAACAGATTTTTTTTGACCTAAAAATTTATCAGCAATCCATCCTCCAGGTATAGACATCACATAAACTAACATGGTATACGTTCCATAAAGTGATAATGCATCTCCATTAGTCCATCCTAATCCAGCATTTCCTGATTGTGTTTCTGCTACCAGATATAACACCAATATTGCTCGCATTCCATAATATGAAAAGCGTTCCCACATTTCAGTAAAAAACAGCACATACAATCCTACTGGATGCCCAAATAATTCCTTTTGCTTTATTGTAGTTGAATTTGACATAAATCTATTAATTAGTTAATTTATCCTTTTATCTTTATTTCTTTGACTTCGTTTTTTTCTTGCTTTTCGATTTTATCACCTAGTTTATCATTGATAAAATTTGTCATTTTTTTATACAGATGCAATCTTGTATTACCACCATAAATACTATGATTTTTATCTGGGTAAACCGCCCAATCAAACTGCTTATCTGCTTGAATTAGGGCTTCTGCCAAACGCATGGTGTTTTGTAAATGCACATTATCATCACCAGACCCATGTACCAACAAAAAATCCCCCTTTAATTTATTTACATGATTTATGGGGGAATTATTATCATAACCACTGGTATTCTCCTGAGGTGTTGTCATATAGCGTTCTGTATAAATAGTATCATAAAAACGCCAGCTACTTACTGGTGCTACAGCAATAGCCATTTTAAATACATCGTTCCCTTTAAACAAACAATTACTACTCATAAAACCGCCAAAACTCCATCCCCAAATTCCTATTCTGGAAGCATCAATATAAGGGCGTTCCCCTAATTGTTTTGCTGCTGCTATTTGGTCTTCTACTTCGTATTTACCAAGTTCATTTTGAGTCACCTTTTTAAACGTAACACCTTTTAATCCTGTTCCTCGACCATCAATACATACAACAATATAGCCTTGTTGTGCTAAATGTTGATACCAATAATCATTTGCACTATTCCAGCTATTTGAAACAGATTGAGACCCTGGTCCGGAATATTGAGTCATAAATAATGGATACTGCTTTGATTCATCAAAATCAGCAGGTCTTAGCATCCACATGTTAAGATCATTGCCATTTACATGAATGGTACTAAATTCTTTTTTTGATGTTTTATAGTTTGAAAGCTTTTGAGATAGGACATCGTTGTCTTTTATACTTTTTATTAAATTCCCAGAAGCTGCGCTATTTAAAGTATATTCTGGTGGTGTGGAAGCACTAGAAAACGTATTAATAAAGTATGAAAAATCGGCACTAAAGGACGCTTTATTGGTTCCTTCACTTTTTGTTAATCTTGTTTTATTACGTCCATTTAATTTAATGGAATATACATCTCGGTTTATGGAACCATTTTCAACCGATTGATAGAAAATCCTATTTGTATTTTTATCATAACCATAATAGCTGGTAACTTCCCAATTTCCCTTGGTTATTTGATTAATAAGTTGACCATTTTTATCATAATGATAAATATGATTAAACCCATCTTTTTCGCTTGTCCATATAAAACTATTATCCTTTAAAAAAGTTAAGTTATCCGTAATATCAATATAAGCTCTGTCTTTTTCAGCTAAAACTAGATTTACTGTATTTGTTTTAGCATGTATCATCCATAAATCCAATTCGTTTTGGTGTCTGTTCATATAATGCGCACTCAAAACATCATAATCGTTAGTCCATTTAATACGCGGAATATAAAAATCGTTATAAGCTTTATCTACTTTAACTTCTTTTGTTTCATTGGTATTTAGATTATGAATGTGTAATGATACTGTAGAATTTGATTCCCCAGCCTTTGGGTACTTAAATACTTGTTGTGTTTGATAAAGCCCTTCGCCATAAATGTCCATTGAAAATTCCGGCACATTAATTTCATCAAATCTTATAAATGCTATTTTATTACTTGCTGCATTCCACTCAAATGCACGTACAAAGGCAAACTCTTCCTCATAAACCCAGTCTGTTATTCCATTAATGATCACATTCTTTTTTCCATCGAAAGTTAATTGTGTTGTCTCTCCAGATTGTAAATCTTTTACATATAAATTATTGTCTTTTGCAAAGGCTACTTTATTTCCATCTGGTGAAAATGTTGGTTCTTGGATTTTATCCTCAGCAATTAATGTTAGAGACTCATCCTTTACATTATAAACGTAGTAGTTTCCTAAAGTAGAACGGCGATAAATTGAGGTTTCATTTGTTACTAAAATCACTTTATTTTCGTCATTACTAAAGGCATAATCAGTAAAATATGGTATGGCATCCAACGCGCCAGAATTGACTAATGTTTTAACTTTTTTCAAAGTTTTATAGTCGTAAATATCTATAGTCGTTGTTCGTGATTGTCTATCGAAGTTTAAAACGGAATATTGTTGTCCATTCGCCATGGAATGTAAAACATCCATTCTTTCAGTTCTAAAGGAACCATTCCAAATGGATTCGAGGGTAATTTCTTTTGTTTGTGCAGTTATAAAAATTGTTGTAAAAAAGCAAATAAGAAAAGACAATTTTAGGTATTTCATCAAAAAAAATATTTATTTCATAAAATGATGTCAAGTTTACTAAAAATTCTGCAAAAAACCGCCTTTATTAACACTTAAATAAGACCATACAAATCAAGGTATTCAATATTCATACCAAGAGTAGTATCTTTGCATAGCTAATTAACATTTTATGAGTAAATCTATTACTGGCTTTTCTAAACTGTCTAAATCTAAAAAAATTGATTGGATTGTTGAGACTTATTTCTCTAATACGGAAGATGCTAAACGGATCTTAAAACAATATTGGAACACTGACGAAAAACTACAACAGCTTCACGACGAGTTTATTGAAAACACTATTACCAACTATTATTTACCACTTGGTGTAGCTCCAAATTTTTTAATAAACGACACCTTGTATACCATACCGATGGCTATTGAAGAAAGTTCTGTAGTAGCTGCTGCCAGTAAAGCAGCTAAATTCTGGCTGGAGCGAGGTGGCTTTAAAACACGTGTTATTTCTACAACTAAAATTGGTCAGGTTCACTTTATATATAAAGGTGATTTTAACAAATTAAATCAGTTTTTCAACAGCATAAAGTCTAAACTCATTCAGGATGCTAAGGCTATTACTGCTAACATGGAAAAACGTGGTGGTGGTATTGTTGACATTGAGTTACGTGACAAAACTAGTGATATAGACCATTATTATCAGCTTCATGTTTCTTTTGAAACACTTGATGCCATGGGTGCTAATTTTATAAACTCTTGCTTAGAACAGTTTGCTAAGACTTTAAAAAATGAAGCACTGTTATTTGATGGTTTCTCTTCCCAAGAAAAGCAAATAGATATAGTTATGAGTATTTTGTCTAACTACGTTCCTAATTGTTTAGTACGTGCCGAAGTAAGCTGCAGCGTTGAAGATTTAAGTGATAACGATACCTTTTCGGGTGAAGTTTTTGCTAATAAATTTGTCCAAGCTGTTAATATTGCCGAAGTGGAGCCTTATCGTGCTGTTACGCATAATAAAGGTATTATGAATGGTATTGATGCTGTTGTTTTGGCAACAGGAAATGATTTTAGAGCGGTTGAAGCTGGTGTACATGCGTATGCCTCAAGACATGGAAAGTACAGCAGTTTAACGCATGCTAAAATTGAAAACGGTTTATTTACTTTTTGGATGGAAATCCCTCTAGCATTAGGTACTGTTGGTGGACTTACCGGCTTGCATCCTTTAGTAAAACTAGCACTGGAATTGTTACATAAACCTTCTGCCAAAGAACTCATGCAGATTGTAGCCGTAGCTGGGTTAGCTCAAAATTTTGCAGCGCTTCGTTCTCTTACAACTACAGGTATTCAGCAGGGGCATATGAAAATGCATTTAATGAATATTCTTAATCAGTTTGAAGCTAATAATGAAGAAAAGGAAACTATAACTGAACATTTCAAAACAAATACTGTAACTCATAGTGCGGTTGTTGAAGCTATTAATAAGCTAAGGGTAAAAAAATAAATGAAGTCTTACTATAGTAACGGAAAGCTTTTGCTTACAGGAGAATATGCGGTTCTTGACGGAGCACTTTCATTAGCTGTACCTACAAAACATGGGCAATCTCTAGAGATTGAAGTTATTGATGACCTCAAACTTGTTTGGAAGAGTTTAGATGAAAATAAAACCGTTTGGTTTGAAACTACTTTTGAAATCACAAATAATGAGATTTCTCATACCGTTCGAAATGACAATGATATTTCCAAAAGGCTTATTCAAATTTTAAGTGCAGCTAAACAGCTTAATCCAAATTTTTTACATACAAACAAGGGCTTCAAAACTACAACCAGGTTAGATTTCCCTAGACATTGGGGTTTGGGCACTTCTTCTACATTAATAAATAATATAGCTGCATGGGCGGATATTGATGCGTATAAATTGTTAGAAACTACTTTTGGAGGTAGTGGTTATGATATTGCATGTGCGCAGCATAACACTCCTATTACTTATCAATTGGGAAATACCAGGCCCATAGTTAAATCAATAGAATTTAATCCTTCTTTTAAGGATCATTTATATTTTGTTTATTTAAATAAAAAACAGAACAGTAGAGAAGGCATTACCCATTACCGTGCTAACAAAAGCCATTTAAAAACAAGTATTGAAGACATCAACAACATCACCCTTCAAATGATTGCCACTGATTCTCTTGAGGACTTTGAAAGCTTAATAAACCTACATGAAGCCATTATATCTAAACTAACTAAGCAAAAGGTCATTAAAACGCTTTTTTTCAATGATTTTAAAGGTAGTATTAAGAGTCTTGGTGCTTGGGGAGGGGATTTTATCTTAGCGTCTTCTAAAGATAATCCAACGTCTTATTTTAAACAAAAAGGTTTTAATACTGTAATTCCTTATAGGGATATGGTATTATAAAAAAACAAAAAAGGCCTTGTTTGTAAACAAGACCTTTTTAAGCTTTATTTCTTAATTATTTTTTCTATTGAACTTGAGTTTCAACTCTATTATCTTCAATTTCTGCAGCTTCTTTTAAAGCATTGTATAATTTAGAATTAACAACATTTATTTTTTGTTGTTCTACTCTGTTTGCCGCTGCTTGATAACTATCAAGTTCTACAGCAGGTGTTACTTTTGTAACTTGTACCATATACACACCATTCTCACCATCTATTAACTTTGAGGTTTCTCCTTCTTTTAATCCAAAAGCAGCGCCAACAACTAAAGGTTCTCTACCTGCTCCAGAAATCGTTGGACTTTTCATATTTATTGCAGATGCAGATCTAACAGTTGTATTTTCTGCTGCAGCTAAATCTTCAAGTGTTTTAGCAGATACTCTATCTCTAATCATTTTCGCTTTCTTCTCTTTTCTAACAAGAGGCAATACTTTAGCTGTAGCATCTTCAACAGACATTAAGCCTGCTTTATTTTTAGCAACTAACTGTGCAATTACGTAACCATTAGGAATATTAAAACGCTTAACAGCTCCAACCTCAGCATCTTCTTCAAAAGCCCAACGTACAATTGGTCTTTGGTTTCCGATACCTGGTATATTTTCATCTAAAACTTTAATACCGTTTACTGGGCGTACTGTATAGCTGCCTTCTTTTGCTAATGCTTCAAAATCACCTTCTCCAGCCTTAATTTCAAAGTTAGAAGCATCTCTAAATATTTTTGCCGTTGTAGCTTCAGAAGGTTCAATCTTTCTAGCTATGGTTCCTACTTGTATTGCTTTAACTTTGTCTTTCTGTCCTTCAATCTCTATAATGTGAAATCCAAAAATTGTTTTTACAACACCTAAATCTCCTGTTTTTCCTTCGAATTCAAAATCATTAAATTCCGAAACCATTGTGTTATAAGGATGCCAATCGTAACGTCCTTCTTTTTCAACACTTCCTTGGTCTGATGAGAATTCTTTTACCAACTCTGGGAATTTAGAACGATCTGATTTAATAACGGCTAATAAACTATCTGCAGTTACTTTAGCTTCTGCCTCAGTTTGTGTCACTTCAGGTGTAGCACTTCGAGCTCCCACAAAAGGAATTAAAATATGCCTTACTTTTACTGAATCTGGAATTTGCTTAACAGCAATGACCTTAGATATTTTAAAGTGGTTGTTATCTTTATATGGGCCATATACCCCACCTTCTTCAAGGCTATAAATAGTGTCTGCAACTGCTGCTGGCAGGCTTGATTTAAATACAAAACGTTTATCAAATTTTATATCTGAATTTACGTTAATGTAATCTTCGTTATCCTTAACTTTCGAAAAAGCAACTATAGTATCTTTTCTTCCTGTTTCATCAATGAATCGACCATTTAGATACACATTAAGGTCTGCTTTAATAGCGTTTTCATCTTCAACAGATGCCACTTCATTAAACTGAATAAACTTAATATCTCTAGAGGCCTCTACTTCATACTCTTTCTTATTTTTATTGATATAGTTAGAAATATCCGATTTAGACACCTCTACTAAAGTATCTTTAATTGATGCATAAGATACTTGCACATACTTAATATCTACTTTATTCCCTTCTAGTTGATGTTCTAACTTACCTTCGGCTAAAGTACCTGTTAAACCTGCTTTAACTAAATTGAAATAATTTTGCTGTAACCCGTTTGCAGCCACAGATTTTTCATAATTCACCCAACTGGCATAAGCTTGTTGTGATGTTTCTTTTAAATTAGCAATGTATTCGTTTAATTTATTTTCATCAAAAAGTCCAGCTTCGTTTAAAAACTCCGGGCTTGTAGCCAAAGATGTTTTTAATAAATCTCTCATTTGATCTTTTTCAACAGAAATCCCTAGTTCATCATATTGAGTCTGCATTACAGCTCTTCTAACTTCTTGATCCCATACTCTATTCATGACTTGAGTATTTGTTGCATTTGGTCCAGCCTGTCTTTGAGCAGCTTCTACTTTTTGCATGAAATCTTCACGTGTAATATCTTTCCCATTTATAGTAGCAACAATATTTTGTGATTTTGAAGCAAGTGCATCACTGTTCTTAAATAAATCTGCTAATACAAAAGAAAATAACGCCAATGCTATAATTATTATCAAAAATAGTGAACGTTGTCTAATCTTATTTAAAACTGCCATTTGTAATTTAAATTTTTAAACCCCATTGTTAAGGTTTAGCTTGTTAACTTGATTGCCAATTTAACTATAATTGACAAAATATCGTGCGCGAAAATACCATTTTCTATTTAATAATAAAAGTAGAAAGGTGCATTAATTGTGTCAAAACCAGATTTCTACTTTTTTAATAAGAAACACACTGTAAATGAAACTCCAGTAGATAATTTTGAACGATTCTTTTTAAATCAATCTTCCTCTAAATGTTTAAGTTCTACCATATCAATTTTAGTATTTGACACTTCTAAGATTGTAAATTGAAAGGCATCAATTTTTACAATATCATTTTGAGCTGGAATCTCTTCAGTATGATTAACAATAAGCCCTCCTAACGTTTCGTAGTTTTCATTTTCCGGAAGATTTATTTTATAAGTTTCATTGATATAATCTACTTCCAAGCGTGCTGAAAATTTATATGTAGCCTCATCAACAACCTCCTCAATTAGGTCTACTGTGTCGTGTTCATCTTCAATTTCACCAAATAATTCTTCTACAATATCTTCTACAGTCATAATCCCAGATGTCCCTCCATATTCATCTAAAACTACTGCTATACTTTTTCGTTTTTTTGTAAGAACTCCTAGTACATCTTTTATAAGAACTGTTTCTGGCACAAACTCAACAGGGAGCATCATAGACTTAATACTTTTGGGTTTTTTAAACAATTCGAAAGAATGTACATACCCCAAAATGTCATCCATGGTTTCTTTGTAGACCAATATTTTGGTACAGCCTGTTTCTGTAAATAATGCACTGAGCGATTTAATAGAATCACTTATTTCTACAGCTATGATTTCAGTACGAGGCACCATGACCTCCCTTGCTTTCACTTCAGAAAACTCAAGAGCGTTTTGAAAAATTTGAATCTCTGTATCGACGTCTTCATGTGCTTCAACAGATTCCATTTGTTCACTTATATAATTACCAAGTTCTACTTTTGTAAATGCTAATTGTATTTGGTCGCCTTCTGTTTTAAAAAAATGCTTAAGTACAAAATCTGATATCCAGATAACAAAGTCTGATATAAAAGTAAATAAGACATAGAACACATAAGCTGGAATTGCCAAAACTTTAATTAATGTGTTTGAATAAATTTGAAAAAATACCTTGGGTAAAAACTCGGCAGTTATTAAAATAATGATTGTTGATATAGCGGTTTGTGACAGTAAGCTTAAATCGGTTAACATATAGTTTAAAAAACTATATGATGTTGGTAATATGGTTTGAAACCAATTTACTAACATATCTCCCATAAAAAACCCGTAAATAACTAATGCTATATTATTACCTATAAGCATTGTTGCTATAAACTTTGAGGGTTTGGCGGTAAGTTTTCTTAAAACTTTAGCAAAGATCCCTTCTTGTTTTTTTTCAATTTCAATATGAATTTTATTTGAAGATACATAAGCGATCTCCATACCTGAGAAAAAGGCGGAAAGAATTAATGATGCAATTATAATAATAGCATAAATGCTCATTTAGTTTGAATTGTTGTTTTTGTTTTCAAACTTTTTGCTAAACTTACTTCTAAAGAAAAACATAAAAATTGCTAAAGCCCCAAGTAAAATTGAAGGGTATGCAACTTCACCTGCATTTACATATTTAACAATAGCATCGTATATAAATAGTGCCGCAAAAACTAAATAGGCATATTGAAAAATCTTAGAATATTTCATCTGTTAATATTTATTTTTTTTAAAGTCAGGTGTCATAAACCATTTAGCGTTTTGGTTGGTATCAACTTTACTATGGTTTATTTCATAGATTATGAATCGTAAATTAATTGAAACAAAGATAGTAAAATCGAAAAAGAAATTCTGAAAAGCGTAGGTTAATCGTCGAGCGAAATAATTCCAGTAACCTCAAGTACTTCTGCGTTTGTAAATTTTAAATTAGAATCGAAGCCATTGCCTTTAATAACATCTTGCTTTGTTGTAAACGTTACAGGTACATTAGTAAACAACCATTCTCTTTTCTTATCAAAATACAATTGTTCTGTCTTTAAAACATTTCCATCATGTGTTGTAATAACGACATTACCTTGCAGGTCTATAAGGCCTGTCTTATCATATGAAATAGCATAATCTGAAATAATGGTACTTTTTTTATTTTCTTCATCAAATACATACAAGGTAATACCTCCAGTAAATTCATTAAAAGGAAAATCTCTATTTGAATAATCGAGCATTTTAGCACTTAAGAGGTTTGCCGTTACTCTGCCCGAATCTGTATGTTTTAAATTTATGTTTTCTGCAACTCCTATAGGTTCATTTTCTGAAACCCCCATTTTTTGAACCTGGTTAAAGTTGTCACTACATGAAAAAAACATAGCCACAGTAAGTATTACTGTGACTATGTTTAGTATGTTATATATATGTTTTTTGTTCATTAAATCTTTGGCACTGTAACCGAAGCTCCAATCCAACATGCAATTTTTATAACCTGTCCAGATCTACCTGAACTAAAAATCTCAGCTTTCTGTGGTGCTTTAGCTAAATAATTAGCAACCGATTTAGCAGAGTTTTTCTTTTGTGTAGGATCTACACGAGCTGCTTTTCTAGCTTCTTCTGCAGCTAACCAATATACAGCTCTTTTATCAAAGTTACTATTCCCACAGCTATTAGCACTAGCAGCATACATACCAGCTATTGATAGATAAGGACGACCATTTGATGGGTTTAACTTAAGGGCTTGTCTGAAATAATTTCTAGCTTTGCCGTATCTCCCTTTCTTTTTAAGAATAAGCCCAATTCTATTAGCTAATTTTGCTTTTTTGAATTTTTCAGTT from Flavivirga abyssicola includes the following:
- a CDS encoding hydroxymethylglutaryl-CoA reductase, degradative, with the protein product MSKSITGFSKLSKSKKIDWIVETYFSNTEDAKRILKQYWNTDEKLQQLHDEFIENTITNYYLPLGVAPNFLINDTLYTIPMAIEESSVVAAASKAAKFWLERGGFKTRVISTTKIGQVHFIYKGDFNKLNQFFNSIKSKLIQDAKAITANMEKRGGGIVDIELRDKTSDIDHYYQLHVSFETLDAMGANFINSCLEQFAKTLKNEALLFDGFSSQEKQIDIVMSILSNYVPNCLVRAEVSCSVEDLSDNDTFSGEVFANKFVQAVNIAEVEPYRAVTHNKGIMNGIDAVVLATGNDFRAVEAGVHAYASRHGKYSSLTHAKIENGLFTFWMEIPLALGTVGGLTGLHPLVKLALELLHKPSAKELMQIVAVAGLAQNFAALRSLTTTGIQQGHMKMHLMNILNQFEANNEEKETITEHFKTNTVTHSAVVEAINKLRVKK
- a CDS encoding GYDIA family GHMP kinase, translating into MKSYYSNGKLLLTGEYAVLDGALSLAVPTKHGQSLEIEVIDDLKLVWKSLDENKTVWFETTFEITNNEISHTVRNDNDISKRLIQILSAAKQLNPNFLHTNKGFKTTTRLDFPRHWGLGTSSTLINNIAAWADIDAYKLLETTFGGSGYDIACAQHNTPITYQLGNTRPIVKSIEFNPSFKDHLYFVYLNKKQNSREGITHYRANKSHLKTSIEDINNITLQMIATDSLEDFESLINLHEAIISKLTKQKVIKTLFFNDFKGSIKSLGAWGGDFILASSKDNPTSYFKQKGFNTVIPYRDMVL
- a CDS encoding hemolysin family protein, coding for MSIYAIIIIASLILSAFFSGMEIAYVSSNKIHIEIEKKQEGIFAKVLRKLTAKPSKFIATMLIGNNIALVIYGFFMGDMLVNWFQTILPTSYSFLNYMLTDLSLLSQTAISTIIILITAEFLPKVFFQIYSNTLIKVLAIPAYVFYVLFTFISDFVIWISDFVLKHFFKTEGDQIQLAFTKVELGNYISEQMESVEAHEDVDTEIQIFQNALEFSEVKAREVMVPRTEIIAVEISDSIKSLSALFTETGCTKILVYKETMDDILGYVHSFELFKKPKSIKSMMLPVEFVPETVLIKDVLGVLTKKRKSIAVVLDEYGGTSGIMTVEDIVEELFGEIEDEHDTVDLIEEVVDEATYKFSARLEVDYINETYKINLPENENYETLGGLIVNHTEEIPAQNDIVKIDAFQFTILEVSNTKIDMVELKHLEED
- the lptC gene encoding LPS export ABC transporter periplasmic protein LptC, encoding MLDWSFGYSAKDLMNKKHIYNILNIVTVILTVAMFFSCSDNFNQVQKMGVSENEPIGVAENINLKHTDSGRVTANLLSAKMLDYSNRDFPFNEFTGGITLYVFDEENKKSTIISDYAISYDKTGLIDLQGNVVITTHDGNVLKTEQLYFDKKREWLFTNVPVTFTTKQDVIKGNGFDSNLKFTNAEVLEVTGIISLDD
- a CDS encoding S9 family peptidase encodes the protein MKYLKLSFLICFFTTIFITAQTKEITLESIWNGSFRTERMDVLHSMANGQQYSVLNFDRQSRTTTIDIYDYKTLKKVKTLVNSGALDAIPYFTDYAFSNDENKVILVTNETSIYRRSTLGNYYVYNVKDESLTLIAEDKIQEPTFSPDGNKVAFAKDNNLYVKDLQSGETTQLTFDGKKNVIINGITDWVYEEEFAFVRAFEWNAASNKIAFIRFDEINVPEFSMDIYGEGLYQTQQVFKYPKAGESNSTVSLHIHNLNTNETKEVKVDKAYNDFYIPRIKWTNDYDVLSAHYMNRHQNELDLWMIHAKTNTVNLVLAEKDRAYIDITDNLTFLKDNSFIWTSEKDGFNHIYHYDKNGQLINQITKGNWEVTSYYGYDKNTNRIFYQSVENGSINRDVYSIKLNGRNKTRLTKSEGTNKASFSADFSYFINTFSSASTPPEYTLNSAASGNLIKSIKDNDVLSQKLSNYKTSKKEFSTIHVNGNDLNMWMLRPADFDESKQYPLFMTQYSGPGSQSVSNSWNSANDYWYQHLAQQGYIVVCIDGRGTGLKGVTFKKVTQNELGKYEVEDQIAAAKQLGERPYIDASRIGIWGWSFGGFMSSNCLFKGNDVFKMAIAVAPVSSWRFYDTIYTERYMTTPQENTSGYDNNSPINHVNKLKGDFLLVHGSGDDNVHLQNTMRLAEALIQADKQFDWAVYPDKNHSIYGGNTRLHLYKKMTNFINDKLGDKIEKQEKNEVKEIKIKG
- a CDS encoding peptidylprolyl isomerase; protein product: MAVLNKIRQRSLFLIIIIALALFSFVLADLFKNSDALASKSQNIVATINGKDITREDFMQKVEAAQRQAGPNATNTQVMNRVWDQEVRRAVMQTQYDELGISVEKDQMRDLLKTSLATSPEFLNEAGLFDENKLNEYIANLKETSQQAYASWVNYEKSVAANGLQQNYFNLVKAGLTGTLAEGKLEHQLEGNKVDIKYVQVSYASIKDTLVEVSKSDISNYINKNKKEYEVEASRDIKFIQFNEVASVEDENAIKADLNVYLNGRFIDETGRKDTIVAFSKVKDNEDYINVNSDIKFDKRFVFKSSLPAAVADTIYSLEEGGVYGPYKDNNHFKISKVIAVKQIPDSVKVRHILIPFVGARSATPEVTQTEAEAKVTADSLLAVIKSDRSKFPELVKEFSSDQGSVEKEGRYDWHPYNTMVSEFNDFEFEGKTGDLGVVKTIFGFHIIEIEGQKDKVKAIQVGTIARKIEPSEATTAKIFRDASNFEIKAGEGDFEALAKEGSYTVRPVNGIKVLDENIPGIGNQRPIVRWAFEEDAEVGAVKRFNIPNGYVIAQLVAKNKAGLMSVEDATAKVLPLVRKEKKAKMIRDRVSAKTLEDLAAAENTTVRSASAINMKSPTISGAGREPLVVGAAFGLKEGETSKLIDGENGVYMVQVTKVTPAVELDSYQAAANRVEQQKINVVNSKLYNALKEAAEIEDNRVETQVQ